GAAGAAAGTGGAGCACAATGGTGTTAAAGTTGAGCTTCTTGGCCAAATAGGTCTCTGCAATTATTCTGTCAGTTATCTCGGTTCTGTTATATGTTTCTAACTTAGTCTGTACTGACGACATTCATATTGTTTTTGACAGAAATGTACTTTGACAGAGGGAACTTCTATGACTTCACTTCCCTGGGTGAGTTACTCTTAGGGTTCTGTTATGATATGGTTATGTTATTATATGAACTAGTCTATTAACTATTAGTAGCTGACTCCTTTTCGTATCAGTGCGTGAGCTTGATGTACCTGGAGAAATATATGAAAAGAAGGCGTACCCTTTTGAATTTCCTACCGTTGAGATGCCATATGAGACATACAATGGCGTTAATGTTCGGCTAAGGTATTTAATCATGTTCGTATGTGGCATCATATCAGAAACAATTTTAAATTTTGCATCATTTGTTTTTGTTATCTTCAGGTATGTCCTGAAAGTAACAGTTACACGTGGTTACGCTGGAAGCATCGTGGAGTACCAGGACTTTGTGGTATGCTTCTTCAAATTTTCTGCTATGTCTTTGACTTGTACGACACATAGTATTTAAGATAAACCTTATAGCTTGTTCTCTCGTATGGATGTGAAACAGGTGCGTAACTATTCCCCATTACCACCAATCAATAACAGCATCAAGGTGAGGTCCAAACTCTCTCAGTTTCCTGGTTCTTTATCGCTGTTGCTTTTCATACTGAATCCATTTGCTCTTAAACCCTTACATGGCCTCTGTTCTTATTCTTATTAGCATTAGATATGCTTAATTCCTTTGGACCTTCACTCGTTGTACAGATGGAAGTTGGAATCGAGGACTGCTTGCATATCGAGTTTGAGTACAATAAAAGCAAGTAAGAGGACAGTCTCATTTTCACTTATTTCAAGCTCTAATTATAAGGAAAAACTTAAAATCAATAGCTAATTCCCTATGCTATGGAGGCAGGTATCACCTGAAAGATGTTATCCTCGGGAAAGTGTACTTTCTTCTGGTGAGAATCAAGATAAAGAATATGGATCTTGAGATCAGACGGAGAGAATCAACAGGAGCAGGAGCTAATACTCACGTCGAGACAGAAACATTAGCCAAATTTGAGTTAATGGATGGTGCTCCCGTTAGAGGTATGTGCCTAAATAATTTCCTCACCTGTTCTCAAACTCATTGCTAGTTTCATAACCAAGAAAGTGTTGAGTCATTGTGCAGGCGAGTCGATACCTGTAAGACTGTTCTTGACACCATACGATCTGACGCCAACGCATAAGAACATAAACAACAAATTCAGTGTCAAGTATTATCTGAATCTTGTGCTGGTTGACGAAGAGGATCGCCGTTACTTCAAGCAGCAAGAAATCACCTTGTACAGGCTCAAGGATGAGTCATCTTGATGTTTTACAAAAGGAAAGAAAAGAGAGCAACGAGATTTTTTTTCAGAACTTTGTAAAGCCTTTTTCTAACACTTTTTCTGTATGCAATTAATTGGTTGGGGACTTGGTGGAGTTATGAAGTTGAATCATGTAAGTTTGTTCATTGACCCATAATGTTGTTTGGATTCCAAGTAAGAAAACTAGCAACTCTTTTCCAACCTATCATCCACAAATAAGCAATTTTATTTATAGAAACAATACAGAAATAATAAAAAACATATAACCAACATTGTAATGGAAAATGTATTAAAAGGAATACTGTAGCAAAACATAACCAAATTAAACTTAAGTACAAACCTAAATGGTCTAGAAAACAGGACACCCATGAACAACCACACCTTTAGCAGTTGGGCATTTAGCAACAGGACAGCCTTCACCAGAGTTTCCCCACCAATCAAGCATTATGTCACTACGTTGCAACGCAAGAAACAAAAGCACAGACATAAACCCAGTCCCTGCATCCATCCCTCCAGACAGAACATAGTTGTACCTCTGCCACCATTCTGTTTTGTACTTGAACAAAAAGTGTCCAAACACAAACGCCATTACTAGCCAGCTTGTAAAGTTAACCGCAGTAGCAGGTGGCATAATAGCAGTGGCTCCAATCAGAACTGGCATGTGAATGCTTGAGATCCATTTCTTTTTTGGGAAGACTCTAGTGGCTAGGTAGACCAGTGTTGGAGCTATTGCACCTCCTAGGAAGAACCAGTTTATGTTTGAATACTCTCCAAGATCACCAAACATTCTTCTTGGTCCTACAAGCCCCCATATTACTGATGCGTCGAAGAAGACTCTATCCGTTGGGCACGTCCATTGACTTTCTGGTGGAAGGAGAGATGTGTCGCAGAGGTTTGGGATCTCGGCCATTAGCCACCATGCTGTCAATGCGTACACGAACACTGCTA
This genomic interval from Brassica oleracea var. oleracea cultivar TO1000 chromosome C2, BOL, whole genome shotgun sequence contains the following:
- the LOC106324857 gene encoding vacuolar protein sorting-associated protein 26A; this translates as MNYLRGAFKPACNISITFTDGKNRKQVPVKKDNGQMVMNPLFHSQETIAGKVCIEPYQGKKVEHNGVKVELLGQIEMYFDRGNFYDFTSLVRELDVPGEIYEKKAYPFEFPTVEMPYETYNGVNVRLRYVLKVTVTRGYAGSIVEYQDFVVRNYSPLPPINNSIKMEVGIEDCLHIEFEYNKSKYHLKDVILGKVYFLLVRIKIKNMDLEIRRRESTGAGANTHVETETLAKFELMDGAPVRGESIPVRLFLTPYDLTPTHKNINNKFSVKYYLNLVLVDEEDRRYFKQQEITLYRLKDESS